Proteins encoded in a region of the Halarcobacter mediterraneus genome:
- the tolB gene encoding Tol-Pal system protein TolB: protein MIRNRGTKIVFLLFFMITSVFAADAELDIIKKSGSLPKIVVSVAPDAMQSSLTSKVANMIEKDLKVSGHFDVLKSQQVINYNSSPDMLALSNKGIDLFVNVSSTVSSFGGYSVMIKMYDINAKNMVLNKSFSTSKEDRYPFVAHRAAISINKYLNAPPIDWMDKFVIFSQYKSAKKADIIIADYTLTFQKSIIRGGLNIFPKWANEKQDSFYYTTYDKGIPTLIKTNIYTRQREVLMTSEGMLVASDISKDGNKILVTAAPNNQPDIYLFDTKTKTKTRLTTYNGIDVGAHFIENEKRIVFVSDRLNYPNIFAKKIGGRGVERLVYHGNNNSSATSYKDYIVYTSRDRNSEFGSFIFNLYLMSTKSDFLKRLTSTGSNQFPKFSKDGESIIFLKTVNNRSSIGIIRLNYSKSFTFPLKNGKIQSIDW, encoded by the coding sequence ATGATAAGAAATAGAGGTACAAAAATAGTTTTTTTACTATTTTTTATGATTACATCAGTCTTTGCAGCTGATGCAGAACTTGATATTATTAAAAAGTCAGGTTCTCTTCCAAAAATAGTAGTTTCAGTAGCTCCTGATGCAATGCAGTCGTCTCTTACATCAAAAGTAGCAAATATGATAGAAAAAGACTTAAAAGTAAGTGGTCATTTTGATGTTTTAAAGAGTCAACAAGTAATTAATTATAATTCAAGTCCTGATATGCTTGCTTTATCTAATAAAGGTATAGATCTTTTTGTAAATGTTAGTTCTACAGTTAGTAGCTTTGGGGGCTATTCTGTTATGATAAAAATGTATGATATTAATGCAAAAAATATGGTATTAAATAAAAGTTTTTCTACCTCAAAAGAAGATAGATATCCTTTTGTAGCTCATAGGGCTGCAATATCAATTAATAAATATTTAAATGCACCACCAATTGATTGGATGGATAAGTTTGTAATTTTTTCTCAATATAAGAGTGCAAAAAAAGCAGATATTATAATTGCTGATTATACATTAACTTTCCAAAAGTCTATTATTAGAGGTGGGCTAAATATTTTTCCTAAATGGGCAAATGAAAAGCAAGATTCTTTTTATTATACAACATATGATAAGGGTATACCGACCCTTATTAAAACTAATATTTATACTAGGCAAAGAGAAGTATTAATGACTAGTGAAGGAATGTTAGTTGCATCAGATATAAGTAAAGATGGAAATAAGATATTAGTTACTGCCGCACCAAATAATCAACCTGACATTTATTTATTCGATACAAAAACAAAAACAAAAACAAGACTTACTACATATAATGGAATTGATGTTGGAGCTCATTTTATTGAAAATGAAAAACGAATTGTTTTTGTTTCAGATAGATTAAATTATCCTAATATATTTGCAAAAAAAATTGGTGGTAGAGGTGTTGAAAGATTGGTTTATCATGGAAACAATAACTCTTCAGCAACATCTTATAAAGATTACATTGTTTATACAAGTAGAGATAGGAATAGTGAATTTGGAAGTTTTATTTTTAATCTTTATTTAATGTCTACAAAAAGTGATTTTCTTAAAAGACTTACTTCAACAGGAAGTAATCAATTTCCTAAGTTTTCAAAAGATGGAGAATCTATAATTTTCTTAAAAACAGTAAATAATAGAAGTTCAATAGGTATTATTAGACTTAATTATTCTAAATCATTTACCTTCCCATTAAAGAATGGAAAAATTCAATCTATAGATTGGTAA
- a CDS encoding TonB C-terminal domain-containing protein gives MKDKEYFYLSGLVSISIYLVVGLLFLFYINSPTAKKYDISTKATILELELITSKSEKKQVAKKSEKKVEKVVKKSTSRSNKEKADFKSLFANVKTKSKNIVEKETTTQKASIDPSRFRSKFQKQKKTDNVSVSKLLNDVKTTTNKQIKSTSNKGEEHEYFSKVKEILWQRWNPKLLENGLTVKVLVMITNGGDFDYRIIKYSNDVRFDESLKEFLDSQVNESFPTHNINDKVDIIINFKSEG, from the coding sequence ATGAAAGATAAAGAATATTTTTATCTATCAGGGTTAGTTTCAATTTCTATTTATTTAGTAGTTGGTCTTTTATTTCTTTTTTATATAAATTCACCTACTGCAAAAAAATATGATATAAGTACTAAAGCCACCATTTTAGAACTTGAATTAATTACTAGTAAGTCTGAAAAAAAACAAGTTGCAAAAAAGAGTGAAAAAAAAGTAGAAAAAGTTGTAAAAAAATCTACTTCACGATCAAATAAAGAAAAAGCAGATTTTAAATCTTTATTTGCTAATGTTAAGACGAAATCAAAAAATATTGTGGAAAAAGAAACTACAACACAAAAGGCATCTATTGACCCTAGTAGGTTTCGTTCAAAATTCCAAAAACAAAAGAAAACAGATAATGTGTCAGTTTCAAAACTTTTAAATGATGTAAAAACAACAACGAATAAACAAATAAAGTCTACATCTAATAAAGGTGAAGAACATGAATATTTTTCAAAAGTAAAAGAAATTCTATGGCAAAGATGGAATCCAAAACTTTTAGAGAATGGTTTAACTGTAAAAGTTCTTGTAATGATTACAAATGGTGGAGATTTTGATTACAGAATTATTAAGTATTCAAATGATGTACGTTTTGATGAGTCATTAAAAGAGTTTTTAGATTCTCAAGTTAATGAGTCTTTTCCTACACATAATATCAATGATAAAGTTGATATTATTATTAATTTTAAATCAGAAGGGTAA
- a CDS encoding biopolymer transporter ExbD translates to MFDYNQKPDLNITPLVDIMLVLLAILMVTAPVVEFEEAINLPKGSKSQQIKAVKKIDILLTKDKEIKINKKSFEFSDFADNFVLFAESMDRKTPIHIRAEKTLMYDDVIYILRSVKEAGFTKVSLITDG, encoded by the coding sequence ATGTTTGATTATAATCAAAAACCTGACTTAAATATTACTCCTTTAGTTGATATTATGCTTGTGTTACTTGCAATTTTAATGGTTACTGCACCTGTTGTAGAATTTGAAGAGGCTATTAATCTTCCAAAAGGAAGCAAATCTCAACAAATAAAAGCAGTTAAAAAAATTGATATCCTACTTACAAAAGATAAAGAGATTAAAATTAATAAAAAAAGTTTCGAGTTTTCTGATTTTGCAGATAATTTTGTACTTTTTGCAGAAAGTATGGATAGAAAAACTCCCATTCACATACGTGCAGAAAAAACTTTAATGTATGATGATGTAATATATATATTAAGATCAGTTAAAGAGGCTGGTTTTACTAAAGTTTCTTTAATAACAGATGGATGA
- a CDS encoding MotA/TolQ/ExbB proton channel family protein, which translates to MIDSALNYLSNGSAITLLVLWSLSLYMIIVFWIFIYRFLSLKSSILTEKKSLEALTSRSSTLSPMSALSKCANGVTNKDILHACEINIIKDASVGISWMSIIASTAPFIGLFGTVVGILESFAKFSSHSKVGFSVIAPAISEALVATAAGIFVAIFAYTFHQILVRKVYELNTYIKAQAKILIAKG; encoded by the coding sequence ATGATTGATTCAGCTTTAAATTATTTAAGTAATGGTAGTGCTATAACACTTTTAGTGTTATGGTCACTTTCATTATATATGATTATAGTTTTTTGGATATTTATTTATAGATTCCTTTCTTTAAAGTCTTCAATTCTTACTGAAAAAAAATCTTTAGAAGCATTAACATCAAGAAGTTCAACTTTAAGTCCTATGTCTGCACTTAGTAAATGTGCAAATGGAGTTACAAATAAAGATATTCTTCATGCATGTGAAATAAATATAATTAAAGATGCAAGTGTTGGAATATCATGGATGTCAATTATTGCATCAACTGCTCCTTTTATTGGACTGTTTGGAACAGTAGTAGGTATTCTTGAATCATTTGCAAAATTTTCAAGTCACTCAAAAGTAGGTTTTTCTGTAATTGCTCCTGCAATTTCTGAAGCTTTAGTTGCAACTGCAGCTGGTATTTTTGTAGCAATTTTTGCATATACATTTCATCAAATATTAGTAAGAAAAGTTTATGAATTAAATACTTATATTAAGGCACAAGCAAAAATCTTGATAGCAAAAGGTTAA
- the atpC gene encoding ATP synthase F1 subunit epsilon, whose translation MDTLKLSIVAPNGQIFSDDVKSVTLPGKEGEFGVLPGHASLVSSLTVGVIIIEKEDSTEAVAINWGHVKVGESSVDVLVDGAVALTSGADSEIAKNIESAKDLVNSVKDANVSLAAVEAKINSFA comes from the coding sequence ATGGATACACTAAAATTATCAATAGTTGCACCAAATGGTCAGATCTTTAGTGATGATGTAAAGTCTGTAACTCTTCCAGGAAAAGAGGGAGAGTTCGGAGTTTTACCAGGACATGCGTCTTTAGTATCATCACTTACAGTTGGCGTAATTATAATTGAAAAAGAAGATTCAACTGAAGCAGTTGCAATTAACTGGGGTCACGTTAAAGTTGGTGAAAGTTCTGTTGACGTTTTAGTTGATGGAGCAGTAGCTCTTACTTCAGGAGCTGACTCTGAAATTGCTAAAAATATTGAATCAGCAAAAGATTTAGTTAACTCTGTTAAAGATGCAAATGTATCATTAGCAGCAGTTGAGGCTAAAATCAACTCATTCGCTTAA
- the atpD gene encoding F0F1 ATP synthase subunit beta, with protein MKGNIIQVMGPVVDVEFDGYLPEINEAIEVTLADVNQDRLVLEVAAHIGDSRVRTIAMDMTEGLKRGQECTATGGPIKVPVGEAVLGRIFNVIGDPVDEGEAISEDTERWSIHRAAPTFEEQSTKTEMFETGIKVVDLLAPYSKGGKVGLFGGAGVGKTVIIMELIHNVAFKHSGYSVFAGVGERTREGNDLYYEMKDSNVLDKVALCYGQMSEPPGARNRIALTGLTMAEYFRDEKGLDVLMFVDNIFRFAQAGSEMSALLGRIPSAVGYQPTLAREMGALQERITSTAKGSITSVQAVYVPADDLTDPAPASVFAHLDATTVLNRKIAEKGIYPAVDPLDSSSRILSADVLGEEHYAVARGVQSVLQKYKDLQDIIAILGMDELSEEDKLVVARARKIERFLSQPFFVAEVFTGSPGKYVELSDTIAGFKGILDGKYDDIPEMAFYMVGGIDEVLAKAEDMK; from the coding sequence ATGAAAGGTAATATTATTCAGGTAATGGGTCCTGTTGTAGACGTTGAGTTCGACGGATATTTACCAGAAATTAACGAAGCTATTGAAGTTACATTAGCGGACGTTAACCAAGATAGATTAGTTCTAGAAGTTGCTGCACACATTGGTGATAGCAGAGTTAGAACTATTGCTATGGATATGACAGAAGGTTTAAAAAGAGGACAAGAGTGTACTGCTACTGGTGGACCAATTAAGGTTCCAGTTGGTGAAGCTGTACTTGGAAGAATCTTTAACGTAATTGGTGATCCAGTTGATGAAGGTGAAGCAATTTCAGAAGATACTGAAAGATGGTCAATCCATAGAGCTGCTCCAACTTTTGAAGAGCAATCTACTAAAACTGAAATGTTTGAAACAGGTATCAAAGTTGTTGACTTACTTGCACCATACTCAAAAGGTGGTAAAGTAGGACTATTCGGTGGTGCTGGTGTTGGTAAAACAGTTATTATTATGGAGCTTATCCATAATGTTGCATTTAAACACTCAGGTTACTCAGTATTTGCAGGTGTTGGTGAAAGAACAAGAGAAGGTAATGACCTTTACTACGAAATGAAAGACTCTAATGTACTTGATAAAGTTGCATTATGTTATGGTCAAATGAGTGAGCCTCCAGGTGCAAGAAATAGAATTGCATTAACTGGTCTTACTATGGCTGAGTACTTCAGAGATGAAAAAGGTCTTGATGTATTAATGTTCGTTGATAATATCTTTAGATTTGCTCAAGCAGGTTCTGAGATGTCAGCATTATTAGGAAGAATTCCATCAGCTGTTGGTTACCAACCAACATTAGCTAGAGAAATGGGTGCATTACAAGAGAGAATTACTTCAACTGCAAAAGGTTCAATTACTTCTGTTCAAGCTGTATACGTTCCAGCTGATGACTTAACTGACCCTGCTCCTGCTTCAGTATTTGCCCACTTAGATGCAACTACAGTACTTAACAGAAAAATTGCAGAAAAAGGTATCTACCCAGCGGTTGATCCACTAGATTCATCTTCTAGAATTCTTTCTGCAGATGTATTAGGTGAAGAACACTATGCAGTAGCAAGAGGTGTTCAATCAGTATTACAAAAATATAAAGATTTACAAGATATTATTGCAATTCTTGGTATGGATGAATTATCTGAAGAAGATAAACTTGTTGTTGCAAGAGCTAGAAAAATCGAAAGATTCTTATCTCAACCATTCTTCGTTGCAGAAGTATTTACAGGATCTCCAGGTAAGTATGTTGAATTATCAGATACTATCGCTGGATTCAAAGGTATCTTAGATGGTAAATATGACGATATTCCAGAAATGGCATTTTATATGGTTGGTGGAATCGACGAGGTATTAGCAAAAGCTGAGGATATGAAATAA
- the atpG gene encoding ATP synthase F1 subunit gamma has translation MANLKEIKLKIGSVKNTQKTTKAMKLVSSAKLTRTRQLSDQSRSYAKKINEVLSEIANRVSKVQDGGNHNKAFIPNENPKTIDIVFVTADKGLCGGFNMATIKKVNELAADYKSKGANVRYRAAGRKGVDFFSFQGVELSQKVTDLSSAPDYDRAADFIKDVVEDFQKGETDKVILVYNGFLNMLTQEIRVRELLPISLEDVETIENETSMLEIEPDDDEEVLEELTNKYIDFNMYYSLIDSLAAEHSARMQAMEAATNNAKDRVNSLTVEYNKARQAAITTELIEIISGVESLK, from the coding sequence ATGGCTAACTTAAAAGAAATTAAATTAAAAATTGGAAGTGTTAAAAACACTCAGAAGACTACAAAAGCTATGAAGCTTGTATCTTCTGCAAAACTTACTAGAACTAGACAACTGTCTGATCAATCTAGAAGTTATGCTAAGAAGATTAATGAAGTTCTTTCTGAGATCGCAAACAGAGTTAGCAAAGTTCAAGATGGTGGTAATCACAATAAAGCGTTTATCCCTAACGAGAACCCAAAAACAATTGATATTGTTTTTGTTACTGCTGACAAAGGTCTTTGTGGTGGTTTTAACATGGCAACGATTAAGAAAGTTAATGAATTAGCCGCTGATTATAAATCTAAAGGTGCAAATGTTAGATATAGAGCTGCTGGAAGAAAGGGAGTTGATTTCTTCTCTTTCCAAGGTGTTGAATTATCTCAGAAGGTAACAGACTTATCTTCTGCACCAGATTATGATAGAGCTGCAGATTTCATTAAAGATGTAGTAGAGGATTTCCAAAAAGGTGAAACTGATAAAGTAATTTTAGTTTACAATGGATTCTTAAATATGCTTACTCAAGAAATTAGAGTAAGAGAACTACTTCCAATTAGCCTAGAGGATGTTGAAACTATAGAAAATGAAACATCTATGCTAGAAATTGAACCAGATGATGATGAAGAAGTGTTAGAAGAATTAACGAATAAATATATTGATTTCAATATGTACTATTCTTTAATTGATTCTTTAGCAGCAGAACACTCTGCAAGAATGCAAGCTATGGAAGCTGCAACTAATAATGCTAAAGACAGAGTTAACTCGCTAACAGTTGAGTATAATAAAGCTAGACAAGCTGCAATTACAACAGAGCTGATAGAGATTATCAGTGGTGTTGAATCATTAAAATAA